Proteins from a single region of Meriones unguiculatus strain TT.TT164.6M chromosome 21, Bangor_MerUng_6.1, whole genome shotgun sequence:
- the Nxph1 gene encoding neurexophilin-1 isoform X1, producing MQAAGWYVLLLLQPTVYLVTCANLTNGGKSELLKSGSSKSTLKHIWTESSKDLSISRLLSQTFRGKENDTDLDLRYDTPEPYSEQDLWDWLRNSTDLQEPRPRAKRRPIVKTGKFKKMFGWGDFHSNIKTVKLNLLITGKIVDHGNGTFSVYFRHNSTGQGNVSVSLVPPTKIVEFDLAQQTVIDAKDSKSFNCRIEYEKVDKATKNTLCNYDPSKTCYQEQTQSHVSWLCSKPFKVICIYISFYSTDYKLVQKVCPDYNYHSDTPYFPSG from the coding sequence GTCACGTGTGCCAACCTAACAAACGGTGGAAAGTCGGAACTTCTGAAGTCGGGAAGCAGCAAATCCACACTAAAGCACATATGGACAGAAAGCAGCAAAGACTTGTCAATCAGTCGGCTCCTCTCACAGACTTTCCGTGGTAAAGAGAATGACACAGATTTGGACCTGCGCTACGACACCCCAGAACCTTATTCTGAGCAAGACCTCTGGGACTGGCTGAGGAACTCCACAGACCTTCAGGAACCTCGGCCCAGGGCCAAAAGACGGCCCATTGTTAAGACCGGCAAGTTCAAGAAAATGTTTGGATGGGGTGATTTTCATTCCAACATCAAAACAGTGAAGCTAAACCTGTTGATAACTGGGAAAATTGTCGATCACGGCAACGGGACGTTTAGTGTTTATTTCAGGCATAATTCCACTGGTCAAGGGAATGTATCTGTCAGCTTGGTGCCCCCAACAAAAATCGTGGAATTCGACTTGGCACAACAAACCGTGATTGATGCCAAAGATTCCAAGTCCTTCAACTGTCGCATCGAATACGAAAAGGTTGACAAGGCTACCAAGAACACACTCTGCAACTACGACCCTTCAAAAACCTGTTACCAGGAGCAGACCCAAAGTCATGTATCCTGGCTCTGCTCCAAGCCCTTCAAGGTGATCTGCATTTACATTTCCTTTTATAGCACGGACTATAAACTAGTACAGAAAGTATGCCCTGACTACAActaccacagtgacacaccttaCTTCCCCTCAGGATGA
- the Nxph1 gene encoding neurexophilin-1 isoform X2 — protein sequence MTEGASGNCPPSHVTCANLTNGGKSELLKSGSSKSTLKHIWTESSKDLSISRLLSQTFRGKENDTDLDLRYDTPEPYSEQDLWDWLRNSTDLQEPRPRAKRRPIVKTGKFKKMFGWGDFHSNIKTVKLNLLITGKIVDHGNGTFSVYFRHNSTGQGNVSVSLVPPTKIVEFDLAQQTVIDAKDSKSFNCRIEYEKVDKATKNTLCNYDPSKTCYQEQTQSHVSWLCSKPFKVICIYISFYSTDYKLVQKVCPDYNYHSDTPYFPSG from the coding sequence GTCACGTGTGCCAACCTAACAAACGGTGGAAAGTCGGAACTTCTGAAGTCGGGAAGCAGCAAATCCACACTAAAGCACATATGGACAGAAAGCAGCAAAGACTTGTCAATCAGTCGGCTCCTCTCACAGACTTTCCGTGGTAAAGAGAATGACACAGATTTGGACCTGCGCTACGACACCCCAGAACCTTATTCTGAGCAAGACCTCTGGGACTGGCTGAGGAACTCCACAGACCTTCAGGAACCTCGGCCCAGGGCCAAAAGACGGCCCATTGTTAAGACCGGCAAGTTCAAGAAAATGTTTGGATGGGGTGATTTTCATTCCAACATCAAAACAGTGAAGCTAAACCTGTTGATAACTGGGAAAATTGTCGATCACGGCAACGGGACGTTTAGTGTTTATTTCAGGCATAATTCCACTGGTCAAGGGAATGTATCTGTCAGCTTGGTGCCCCCAACAAAAATCGTGGAATTCGACTTGGCACAACAAACCGTGATTGATGCCAAAGATTCCAAGTCCTTCAACTGTCGCATCGAATACGAAAAGGTTGACAAGGCTACCAAGAACACACTCTGCAACTACGACCCTTCAAAAACCTGTTACCAGGAGCAGACCCAAAGTCATGTATCCTGGCTCTGCTCCAAGCCCTTCAAGGTGATCTGCATTTACATTTCCTTTTATAGCACGGACTATAAACTAGTACAGAAAGTATGCCCTGACTACAActaccacagtgacacaccttaCTTCCCCTCAGGATGA